In Gossypium hirsutum isolate 1008001.06 chromosome D06, Gossypium_hirsutum_v2.1, whole genome shotgun sequence, one genomic interval encodes:
- the LOC107940105 gene encoding uncharacterized membrane protein At1g75140 — MANPHKSRFFLFFFLICHFIFISTPFPTVLANSKHEFNDPHEVLLHKLEELVKNLSEVVSRLETKVLKESSKIDDGVGIKDEISLIKYDGRMKNQGDEEKKKGVSVTKYSPFWSERFRFMSALKLGSAATCINILPFRDYEGFSKYVGVGDERGRVYVFLRNGDVVVEFYTECESPVVAMVSYMSVYKNESFVVTGHRNGAILMHKVYERLNGEELSSLVMETVGKFVEGNRLPITTLEVHHVGRMRYILCTDLSGKIQVFREEGTLYGSAMPRSRPLVFLKQRLLFLTETGAGSLDLRNMRIKESECEGLNHSLARNYVFDATERSKAYGFTSDGDLIHVLLLGDIMNFKCRVRSKKKLEIKEPLAFQAIKGYLIIVNTEKVFVFNVSTPHYVRAGVPRLLFSASLDEIKSSFLTYQVMDTNKERVQVMPVIASDRESLIVLGLGGEYVGMYRSNLPVLKGESNTMLWTSPVLFFILFLFGAWQFFAKKKEAFTSWGTDDPFSSSSATNSAPLGSNTGERPFIDSSSRSSDMVDLRSSGLRGRRYASPSRYPSGATTTSFRRNSADPISRPAPVDPNYRAAPELNYRGSTLEPTGFSKRRESLFVNPQATDDKS, encoded by the coding sequence ATGGCAAATCCCCACAAATCCaggttctttcttttcttcttcctcatttgtcatttcattttcatttctacaCCTTTTCCCACTGTTTTAGCAAACTCTAAGCACGAATTTAATGATCCCCATGAAGTTTTATTGCACAAACTTGAAGAATTGGTGAAGAATCTTAGTGAAGTAGTTTCTAGATTAGAAACGAAGGTTTTAAAGGAATCTTCAAAAATTGATGATGGGGTTGGAATTAAAGAtgaaattagtttaataaaatatgatggtAGGATGAAAAATCAAGGAGATGAGGAAAAAAAGAAGGGTGTTTCGGTTACGAAATACAGTCCGTTTTGGTCTGAGAGGTTTCGGTTTATGTCGGCTTTGAAATTAGGGTCCGCCGCGACGTGTATTAACATCTTGCCGTTTCGTGATTATGAGGGATTTAGTAAGTATGTTGGTGTTGGAGATGAAAGAGGAAGGGTTTATGTGTTTTTAAGGAATGGGGATGTTGTAGTCGAGTTTTATACCGAATGTGAATCGCCGGTTGTAGCGATGGTTTCATATATGTCTGTTTATAAGAATGAGAGTTTTGTTGTTACGGGGCATCGAAATGGTGCGATTTTGATGCATAAGGTTTATGAGAGATTGAATGGAGAAGAGTTGAGTTCACTTGTAATGGAAACGGTTGGTAAATTTGTGGAAGGAAACCGGTTACCGATAACTACATTGGAAGTTCATCATGTTGGGAGAATGAGGTATATTTTGTGTACCGATCTTAGTGGGAAAATCCAAGTTTTTAGAGAAGAAGGAACGCTTTATGGTTCCGCCATGCCAAGAAGTAGGCCACTTGTGTTCTTAAAGCAAAGGCTTTTGTTTTTAACAGAGACAGGTGCTGGGTCATTGGATTTACGGAATATGAGAATTAAGGAATCAGAATGTGAAGGGTTGAATCATTCTCTTGCTCGGAATTATGTTTTTGATGCAACAGAACGGTCTAAAGCTTACGGTTTTACATCCGATGGTGATTTGATTCATGTTCTGTTGTTGGGTGATATTATGAACTTTAAGTGCCGGGTTAGGTCCAAGAAAAAATTGGAAATAAAGGAGCCTCTTGCATTTCAAGCTATTAAAGGATACTTGATTATTGTCAATACTGAAAAGGTTTTTGTGTTTAACGTTTCTACCCCGCATTACGTTCGAGCCGGTGTGCCACGGCTTCTTTTTTCTGCCTCTTTGGATGAGATCAAGTCATCGTTTTTAACTTACCAAGTGATGGATACAAATAAAGAGAGAGTACAAGTGATGCCCGTAATAGCCAGTGATCGTGAATCACTAATTGTTCTTGGACTTGGAGGCGAGTATGTGGGGATGTATCGGTCTAACCTTCCGGTTCTTAAAGGGGAATCTAATACAATGCTATGGACCAGCCCGGTGTTGTTTTTCATACTTTTCTTATTCGGGGCATGGCAATTCTTTGCAAAGAAGAAAGAGGCATTCACTTCATGGGGAACCGATGATCCTTTTAGCTCCTCATCAGCTACAAATAGTGCCCCATTAGGATCTAACACTGGTGAGAGGCCATTTATAGATTCTTCTTCACGAAGTTCCGATATGGTTGACTTAAGAAGCAGCGGTCTTCGAGGTCGACGCTATGCATCTCCTTCTCGGTATCCAAGTGGAGCTACTACCACTTCTTTCAGGCGGAATTCTGCTGATCCAATCTCTAGACCTGCTCCCGTTGATCCAAATTATCGAGCTGCTCCGGAACTAAATTATAGGGGTTCAACCCTTGAACCAACCGGCTTTTCTAAACGAAGAGAGAGTTTATTCGTGAACCCCCAAGCCACGGATGACAAAAGTTAA